One genomic region from Terriglobales bacterium encodes:
- the trxB gene encoding thioredoxin-disulfide reductase yields MENRNSLRKTVIIGSGCAGLTAAIYSARANLRPLVLAGHEPGGQLSLTTTVENFPGFPEGIQGPELIENLRKQAERFGAEHSHGVVTAVDLSQRPFSLSVGKEIIHTETLIIASGASARWLGLPSEQALIGHGVSSCATCDGFFFGGKDVTVIGGGDSAMEEAIFLTRFSPKVTLIHRRDQFRASKIMLDRARNNPRIAFLTDTIVEDVHNVSQKEVTGLSLRNVKTGKVWDYPASAMFLGIGHIPNTHVFRGQLDMDADGYLITRDYVFTRVPGVYACGDVQDRRYRQAITAAGTGCMAAIEAERFLESMGE; encoded by the coding sequence ATGGAAAACCGCAATTCGCTTCGCAAGACCGTCATCATTGGCTCCGGATGTGCCGGTCTGACAGCCGCCATCTATTCCGCCCGAGCCAATCTGAGACCGCTGGTGCTGGCTGGGCATGAGCCCGGTGGACAACTCTCGCTCACCACTACGGTAGAGAACTTTCCTGGATTTCCTGAAGGTATTCAGGGTCCTGAACTCATCGAGAACCTGCGTAAGCAGGCGGAGCGCTTCGGAGCGGAACATTCTCATGGTGTGGTGACGGCAGTCGATCTCAGCCAGCGCCCCTTTTCCCTCAGCGTCGGCAAGGAAATCATTCATACCGAGACCTTGATCATTGCCAGCGGCGCATCGGCGCGCTGGCTCGGTCTGCCCAGCGAGCAGGCCCTGATCGGACACGGCGTCTCTTCCTGCGCCACCTGTGACGGCTTTTTCTTCGGCGGCAAGGACGTCACGGTGATCGGCGGTGGAGACTCGGCCATGGAGGAAGCCATCTTCCTCACCCGCTTCTCTCCAAAAGTCACGCTGATTCACCGCCGCGATCAATTCCGCGCTTCCAAAATCATGCTGGATCGGGCCCGCAACAATCCGCGAATTGCATTCCTCACCGACACGATTGTTGAAGACGTTCACAATGTCAGCCAGAAAGAAGTTACAGGGTTGAGCTTGCGCAATGTGAAGACCGGCAAGGTCTGGGACTACCCCGCCAGCGCGATGTTTCTGGGCATCGGGCACATTCCGAACACGCACGTTTTCCGCGGGCAGTTAGATATGGACGCGGATGGCTACCTGATCACGCGTGACTATGTTTTCACCCGCGTGCCGGGAGTATATGCCTGTGGCGACGTTCAGGACCGCCGCTATCGCCAGGCGATTACCGCAGCCGGAACCGGCTGTATGGCCGCCATCGAAGCTGAGCGGTTTCTGGAGAGCATGGGGGAATGA
- a CDS encoding HEAT repeat domain-containing protein produces MAGLRYARTLQIAVRTAIMLGVEHPVTAGPIQQSFDQLIFLLKQARELVIGFVDDRLMLNNLLTKDMGVAHLENEFLKRGIGAVRFEPGLTLARYRHVVGVLSTSPKLIAAQGGARIFLEQNAIDGIQFFPSSKDKKRTEEGDTLLETDAATYLRTHDAKESIPTVAMEAMGLLFESAGMARPPGIGGPDDIMNLIGPTLQAALTQQHGDPYKAYTALARLLQGMKPDFALSAFPAERRAELSAMPANELATELIADTALTWASQRLASAPKSADAYVVEEDVVRVLARSLYATQMAEQLATKLARFVREYSFPQQTYEKIQDELRWVALPPDRKQARLLEVQRYSRAEFLRLMDHIKERIAKGRIGDAVAIAKHYLGVLSLPAEEVQPEELSRLTELINLVAGPSTEFAQAATERLIPEVQGTNFLGFKHFQLVNALATLAQTASIYENYEQVQRIGLVLDKLIAQDPDTHSTCCRRILPRLLLPPQIERVIEIYLQKRDDSAWAQTATTLLRRTGTGGLELIFQRLESDKQGGNRLALLRLLARTGQTGIEVARRRLTDERWYVVRNACVVLSELRDPELLAQLAPALHHPDERVQQAAVTAVLKSRLPGRGQVLARALAALGGHVLETALDELMFLKDPATLDDLEKFIFGSSSARMSVLQSAVQVVAAIAGERSSEILVRVLASSNLSASIRRMAGTALSRRQSDHTRALLEQAAHSAHADSLLAEYLRAPESKR; encoded by the coding sequence ATGGCTGGATTGCGATATGCCCGCACTTTGCAGATCGCTGTCCGTACCGCGATCATGCTGGGGGTCGAACACCCGGTTACTGCGGGTCCTATCCAGCAAAGCTTCGACCAGCTGATTTTCTTGCTTAAGCAAGCACGTGAACTGGTGATCGGGTTCGTGGATGATCGCTTGATGCTGAATAACCTGCTAACCAAGGACATGGGGGTAGCTCATCTCGAAAATGAGTTCTTGAAACGGGGTATCGGGGCAGTTCGTTTTGAGCCCGGCCTGACCCTCGCTCGCTACCGCCACGTGGTGGGGGTTCTTTCCACCTCCCCCAAGCTCATTGCTGCCCAGGGTGGTGCCAGGATCTTCCTCGAACAGAACGCCATCGACGGCATTCAATTCTTTCCCAGCAGCAAAGACAAGAAGCGGACAGAGGAGGGCGATACCCTCCTCGAAACCGACGCTGCCACCTATCTGCGCACCCACGACGCTAAGGAGTCCATCCCGACGGTCGCCATGGAAGCCATGGGCCTGTTGTTCGAATCCGCCGGAATGGCTCGTCCCCCAGGCATCGGCGGACCGGACGACATCATGAATCTGATCGGTCCTACCCTGCAGGCCGCCCTCACCCAGCAACACGGCGATCCTTACAAGGCCTACACCGCTTTGGCCCGTCTCCTCCAAGGGATGAAACCCGATTTCGCGCTTTCGGCGTTTCCGGCGGAACGCCGAGCTGAATTGAGTGCAATGCCAGCCAACGAACTCGCCACCGAACTGATCGCAGATACGGCGCTCACATGGGCCAGCCAGCGGCTTGCATCCGCGCCCAAATCGGCCGACGCTTACGTGGTGGAAGAGGACGTCGTGCGCGTGCTGGCACGCAGTCTCTATGCCACGCAGATGGCGGAGCAACTGGCGACAAAGCTGGCTAGGTTCGTCCGTGAGTACAGCTTCCCCCAGCAGACCTATGAAAAGATCCAAGACGAGCTGCGTTGGGTGGCCTTACCTCCGGACCGCAAGCAGGCGCGTCTGCTCGAGGTTCAACGCTACAGCCGCGCTGAGTTCCTGCGGTTGATGGACCACATTAAAGAGCGGATCGCTAAAGGCAGAATCGGCGATGCCGTGGCCATCGCCAAACACTACCTGGGGGTCCTGAGTTTGCCTGCCGAGGAGGTCCAACCGGAAGAGCTCAGCCGACTAACCGAGCTCATCAATCTGGTCGCTGGCCCGAGCACAGAATTTGCGCAGGCCGCCACCGAGCGATTGATCCCGGAGGTCCAGGGAACAAATTTCTTGGGGTTCAAGCATTTTCAGTTGGTAAATGCTCTGGCCACTCTGGCCCAGACCGCTTCCATCTATGAGAATTACGAACAGGTGCAAAGGATCGGTCTGGTACTTGATAAGTTGATCGCCCAGGATCCGGATACGCACTCCACCTGTTGTCGCCGAATTTTGCCAAGGCTCTTGCTGCCACCGCAAATTGAGCGAGTCATAGAGATTTACCTGCAGAAACGCGATGACTCGGCCTGGGCGCAAACTGCAACTACCCTGCTCCGGCGTACCGGTACGGGTGGTCTGGAGCTCATTTTTCAACGGCTCGAAAGCGACAAGCAGGGCGGCAACCGGCTGGCTCTGCTGCGATTGCTGGCGCGCACGGGTCAGACCGGGATCGAGGTCGCTCGTCGCCGGCTCACCGATGAACGCTGGTACGTTGTTCGCAACGCCTGCGTGGTGCTGAGCGAACTGCGTGATCCTGAACTTCTCGCACAATTGGCTCCCGCGCTGCACCATCCGGATGAGCGAGTACAGCAGGCGGCCGTCACTGCCGTCCTGAAGAGCCGCCTCCCCGGACGAGGTCAGGTGCTGGCTCGGGCTCTGGCAGCCCTGGGCGGACACGTATTGGAAACGGCTCTGGATGAGCTGATGTTCCTGAAGGATCCTGCAACCCTGGACGATCTGGAAAAATTCATTTTTGGCTCCAGTTCTGCGCGCATGTCAGTCCTTCAGTCGGCTGTGCAAGTAGTAGCGGCAATCGCGGGAGAACGGTCGTCGGAGATCCTGGTCCGCGTGCTTGCCAGTTCCAACCTGAGCGCTTCAATCCGCCGGATGGCAGGCACTGCCCTCAGTCGCCGCCAATCCGACCACACTCGTGCTCTCCTCGAACAGGCAGCACATAGTGCTCATGCGGATTCCCTGCTAGCTGAGTACCTGCGCGCCCCTGAGTCCAAGCGCTAG
- a CDS encoding cyclic nucleotide-binding domain-containing protein — protein MSQPDPKAHSQPGERSHQFQRSLLEAFKTAEQVNYPANATIFQQDDPAQGIHLIHEGEVLLFINSGERRTPIHTVGAGSLLGLSAAVTGQACACTAETVQAVRAGFISRERLLQIVRHDSEYCFEVVKMLAAELLDLSAGALTAAHSHPKSIKHGQSE, from the coding sequence ATGTCTCAGCCCGATCCCAAAGCGCATTCCCAACCCGGCGAGCGCAGCCACCAATTCCAGCGCAGCTTGTTGGAAGCCTTCAAGACGGCGGAGCAAGTGAATTATCCAGCGAACGCGACGATCTTTCAGCAGGATGATCCAGCCCAAGGGATACACCTTATCCACGAGGGAGAGGTACTGTTGTTTATCAATTCTGGAGAAAGACGCACGCCCATTCACACCGTGGGTGCGGGATCGCTGCTCGGCTTATCCGCGGCTGTTACCGGTCAAGCTTGCGCCTGCACTGCCGAGACGGTGCAGGCGGTGCGGGCCGGTTTTATTAGCCGGGAACGGCTGCTGCAGATCGTGCGCCATGACTCCGAATACTGTTTTGAGGTGGTGAAGATGCTTGCGGCGGAGTTGCTGGACCTATCGGCGGGAGCCTTGACCGCTGCCCACAGCCACCCTAAATCCATCAAACACGGTCAATCAGAGTGA